The genomic interval GCACTGCTGAAGTCATTGCTTTATCTAAGCAGATGGAAGCGCTGGGGGCTGATGCATTATCAGTTATCACGCCGTATTTCTTAGTACCGTCTCAGGAAGAATTGATTGCGCATTATAAAGCGGTTGCAGCTGCTGTTCATGTTCCGATTGTTTTATATAACATACCGAAGAATACAGGTATTAATATTGCTGTAGAAACAGTTGCGCAGTTAGCGAAAGTCGATAATATTGTTGGTATTAAAGACAGCAGCGGTAATATTGATAATATCGCCGGCTATATAGAAGCAGCGAAGGGCGAAAAATTCTCTGTGCTTTCAGGGTCGGATTCTCTAATCTTAAAAGCGCTTAAAATTGGCGCCGTAGGAGCGATCGCAGCAACGGCAAATCTTTTGACGAAAAATGATGTGGAGATTTATGAAAACTTTATCAACCATCGTTTAGAAGAAGCCGAAAAAGGACAGGAAAAGATTGAAGTTCTACGCAGCGTTTTAAAATTGGCTACTGTTCCGTCCGTGTTAAAAAAATCTTTGGTGTTATCAAATATGCCTGTTGGTCCTTGCAGACTTCCAGTCCAAGAGCCTAAAGCAGAAGTAATACCAAAAATCAAAGAGATGTTAGCGTTTTATAACTTATAGAATACGTAAAACACTGGATGCTTAGATTTCATTGGCAATTCTCTTTGAAATAAGTCGCAGTTTAATTCGTTGGTTCAAGACAGTGAGCAGACGTATCAATAGAGAATCACTGTAAAATGCAGGTGGAAACGATTTAAACGATTCTGCCTGCATTTTTTATTAAGATAGTTTTATAGATGATGAAGGAGTGATTAGAATGTGGAAAAAAATAGAGAACTTGAAGACAATTTATGAAGGCGGTATGATTGTGATTGTCCGTGCGGATGATCCGGAAGATACTTATAAAATTGCTGAAGCGGCCATCGCTGGTGGCGCAAGAGCTTTAGAGATCCCATTTGCAGTTCCTGATGTATTAAGTATTGTAAA from Massilibacillus massiliensis carries:
- the dapA gene encoding 4-hydroxy-tetrahydrodipicolinate synthase, whose product is MDVKGIIVAMVTPFDENQNIDFQATRQLVNKLIDDGVYGIFILGTNGEFHVLNNQEKVEFAKCVIDEVKKRVPVYVGTGGNSTAEVIALSKQMEALGADALSVITPYFLVPSQEELIAHYKAVAAAVHVPIVLYNIPKNTGINIAVETVAQLAKVDNIVGIKDSSGNIDNIAGYIEAAKGEKFSVLSGSDSLILKALKIGAVGAIAATANLLTKNDVEIYENFINHRLEEAEKGQEKIEVLRSVLKLATVPSVLKKSLVLSNMPVGPCRLPVQEPKAEVIPKIKEMLAFYNL